In Spiroplasma chinense, the DNA window AACAATTAAATGACTTTGGTGTTGATATTGAACTTTATACAAGCGAAGCTGAAATGTATAAAAACAATCAAATTGAAAAAATGCTTGAAAGTTACAAAGAAAGTGGAAGTACTTATGAAAAAGAAGAAGCTCTTTGATTAAGAACTACAGATTACGGTGATGATAAGGACAGAGTTCTTATAAAATCTAATGGAGATTATACTTACATAACACCAGATCTTGCAAACCACGATGTTAGATTTAAAAGAAGTAAATCTGACAAATACATCAACTTTTGAGGTGGAGACCACCATGGATACATCATTAGAATGAACGCTGGACTTGCACTTCTAGGACACAAAAAAGGTATTTTAGAAATTGATATGATTCAAATGGTTAGACTAATTAAAGATGGTCAAGAATATAAAATGTCAAAAAGAAAAGGGACAGCTGTTTGATTAATTGATTTACTTGAAATGGTTGGAAAAGACTCATTAAGATATATGTTACTTTCTAAAACACCATCAAGTCATATGGACTTTGATATTGATATTGCATATCAAAAAAACAGTACTAACCCTGTATTTTATGCTCAATATGCAACTGCAAGATGTAATAAAATCATCTTAAAAGCAGAAGAAAATAATATTGATTTAAATGGTGTTAAAATTACTGATTTAACAAGTGAAAAAGAAAAACAATTAATTATTCTTTTAGATTCATTTAATAAAACTGTAGAATATGCTGCATCTTCAAGATTGCCAAATATTATTACAGATTATATTCAAAACATAGCTAAAAGATTCCATTCATATTATGCAGATTCAAAAATATTTGATTTAGATAATATAGAATTGACAAAACAAAGAGTTCTTTTAACAAAAGCAATTTTCCAAGTACTTTCAAATGCATTTGGATTAATTGGGATTGAAGTTATAAAGGAAATGTAAAAAAACCCGTTTCAAACGGGTTTTTTTATTTGCTTAGTACTATATCTCTAAAGCTACTTAATTTATTATATTTATATTTAGTTCCTAAATCTTGATTCGAAATAAATCAAGATTTTTTTGCATTATCTGTTGTGTGATTAAAATCCTCTTCATCTCTAGAATGGTCTGTTGTGACACCTACAAATCACTTGTCTTTATCAAGTGAAAAATAATAGTTTATTCATTTTGCATAAACTTCAACGATTTTATCTAAAACAGCATCATCTATTTCGTTATCTGTTTGATAACTAAATTCTCCATGATGGAGATCATCTCAAACTGTATCATAATGGAAAATAAAGTTAAAATCTTGGTCAATGGCTTTTATGGACCTATTTTCATTTTCTTTCATTGCATTTTCGTAAATAAAATCAGTATAAGTTTGTGCTTCTTCTAAATTCTTTAGTTTATCTTTGAATGGATTGTTATCTGAAGTTTTATCTGATAATGATGATAAATTATAGCCCTCATTTTCTTTTAAAGCTGAGTCTGCATCAAATTGATCATCTAATGCATTGTTGACATCTCTATCTAAAACTCCTCATGTCATATTATTGTTATTTGTATATGAGTTTGGATTCATTGCAAATCAATTATAAAAAGCAGCATTTTTGCTATCTTTATACTTTGCTTTCACTTTTGAAAAGATATCTTCTCCGCTTTTTTTAGGATTTCCATTAGAGTCTGTAACTTCATATTGAGAACCGTATAAAACAGTTCTTCAAGCATTTCCAGAATCTACAACGCTAGTTTCAAACTCTTTACTGTCAAAAACTAAATTTTCTTGTGCATTTTCATTTAATAATGGCATAACTTTTGTTTGTAAAGTTTGGTAATCCAAACCATCCAAACCTAATAAAATAAAATTCTTTATTTCGTTATTTACATTAGGTTTAGGTGTTCCACAAGAAGCTACCACTAAAGTTAAAGATAAAGTTGGTATTAAAAGTAATTTCTTTTTCATAATATTCTCCTCAAACGTTTTTAAACATATAAAGATTATAGTATTTAATTTAAAGACTTGCATTTTTTTTTTTTTTTTGTAAACTCTATATGTATTTTGTGTTTAGGGGAAAAGGAAATTTTTAAAAATGAAAAGGCTTACAAGGAAATTAATGCTAACTTTATTGGTTGGTGCAACAACAACAGCTTCGGCAGGTGTTGTTTTAGTAAAAAATAATAAAAGTATTTTGGATTTAAACAGAATAAATATCGGCAACTATTTAAATGAAGAAAAAATACTAAGTTCAATATCAAAATTGACCTATGACGACATTAATACCAAGGAGTCAAATGGTTTAACAAGCAATTTAGAATTAAGTTTTAAGTCTATAATATCAAGACTTATGAATTTTAAAACTTTTAACTCTAAATTTTTTTATGGAAAAATTGATGAAAATTCAAGTTTCGAAACTAAAAGTGAAAACTTTATAACTTTCGATTCTCAGTCACCAAATAATGCAATATACTTTTTCACAATAGAAGTATCAATTCCCAAAAATATAGTTTCAGATTTTTATGGAACAACATATATAACTATTGATTTAAGACCAGATTTTTCTGGGTTAGAAAAAATATATATAAATTCAAAAAATAAACCAACAAGTAATAGTGATTTTTTAAATAAGCTTAAATTGTTTACAAAAAATAAAATAACAATTAAAAAATTCAGAGAACAATATACTAACTTTGAAATATCTGATGACTTTATAGATTTAGACTTTTCTTCAATAGATAAATTTAAAATTGATTCTGAATATGATGTTTTAAAAACCGATGCTTTAGATTCACTTTCAAATAAACAAAAAGCAAGGTTATTTAAAATAGGTGAAGATAAACAAATAGAATTTATTGAAGGTTTGATTTTAGGTGAAGACAATAAATTAGATGCAAGTAATTGACCAAATGAAGTAAATGGTAAATTAGAAGACTATTGACCAATAAATACAAAAGAAAATAGAGCTAAGTTAGATGACAAATTAATAGATTGATTAGAGCCTCTTAAAAATACAGTTCTAGATAAAATTAAAAAAACCTATAATGCTGAAAGTCTCGCAATCGAGGATATCAATAAATTAAAATTTGGCATTTTGGTAAGTAATAAAGCTGTGGATTTAGAAACAGTAACGATTGGCGAATTGAGTAAACACATTTCTGATAGAGAAAAAGACAAAAAATGAGCGATAATTTCAATAACTGATTCAGAAAGTTACAAATTACAAATTAAAGAAGGGGTAGAAAGCGTAAAAATGCATTTTGATGTATTTTTTGAGGATTAGAAAATGAAAAAATTATTAAGACTACTTGGATTATCTGCTGTAGCTCTCTCAATCCCTACAGTTTCTTGTTCGAGGATAGCTTCAGGAATTGGTGGAAATATTAATAACGGTGGCAGTGATGATTATGACATGAGCGAGTTTACAAACCCACAAAAAAATTACAATTATCAATCAGGGGCTGTAAACTCAACTCCTGATAATAAACAAAATAATAATCCTATCTATGGTTTTTTTGGTTCACAATATTTTACTTATGCAATTTACAATAAAAAAAATGGTACAAAAGAATTAAATGGGGATAAACAAAATTATTTAAAAGTAAATAATCCTAAATTAGAATTAAACGTTTGAAAAGAACAAAGCTCAGCTGCACAATTAATACTTGTAAACAAATTTGATAATCTTTCAAAGTATACAAATTTAAAGGTTAGTGTTGATGGAGATCAAAGCAACTTGACAGTTGAACCTAAATTCGAAAAGTTTATAGATGTTTATGCTCCACAAGCGAATAATAATTATTTGGGAAACAACGGGTTAGACCAATATGTACCAGATGCAACTTATCAGGAAAATGAAATAGTTCCAAAAAATGAGGTTCAACCAGTTTGAATAAATTTTAAAGCAGATAGAGCAGCTAAAACAGGAACTAGAAATTTAGCTTTAAAAATAGACTATGTTTATGATGGAAAAGAATATTCTTATTCTTATGATATGGCTATAACTATAGATTCAAAAGTCTTATCGTTAGAAGAAAAAAATAGTTCAAATGATTTAATAGCTGATAATCAATCGTTTGATGCCACTCCTTATTTTGTTAAAGGAATGGCAGAATTTAATAACTATAAACAAGTTAAAACAAATAGTTATTCTGATGCTGAAAATAACACAGGAAAAGCAATATTTTCTGAGTATAGTGGTAAAACTTTAAGTATGGATGTTAATTCAAATGATTTCAAATTAAACAATGATTACTTGATTAAGTTATTTAAAGATTCACTTTCAGGTGACGCTAAAAACAGTTCAGATAATTATAAATTTGAATTAATTGAAGATGGGGAATATACAAGTTTCTTTATAAAGATTACAAACAAGAGTAATGAACAAGATTTTGCATACATTAACCAAAGTTATAAAATAGTTGGAAATAAATTTAGTGTTGACTACAAACCATATAATTCAACTTGAAAAGAAGGGCAAGACCCAACAAATAAATATATTCAACAATACTTGGCTGAACCAAATTCTAAAGTAATGGATGGATATTTAGAACCATTAAAGCAAGCAAATCAAAGTTTCCTTTATGTGAGTGGATTTCATAAAAACGCAATTGAATATTATGGTCAATTAAAAAAAGAAACACTTATAGATAAAAACTCATATTATAAATATCTTTTAAATAATTCGTTTGAAGAAACTTTTGCAAATGGATGAGATTGAAAATTTAATTTTACAGGTCTTTTAGAACATATGAAATTAGCTGCTAAATATAACATTAAAGAAATACATTTAAATACAATGGATGTTGGTGGATTTAGTTTTAACTTTGCAACTGGTGATGATACTTACAGAGAACTTGGACTATACTCTGGTGTAGATCTTGTAAGTACATCAACAGGTAAAATATCTTCTCAAGGAAATGTTTATGTAAAAACTGTACACACACAATTGGCAAAACAACTTTCAAAATTCTTAATTGATAACAAAGACAATAAAGATATTCAATTAAAAAATGGAGATA includes these proteins:
- the argS gene encoding arginine--tRNA ligase, whose amino-acid sequence is MNVLVNKISNVFENIIKENNIVGEIQIERPREENNGDFSTNFALINSKNNNTNPRELAQKLVECLSKEEIFEKVEMAGPGFINMTIKNNLLNEVVAEVLNKKENFGKSETKNFKYNLELVSANPTGYLHVGHARNGAIGDSVAKILRFAGYDVETEYYTNDAGNQINISASTLFFHYKELLNSPVNKPDEMYGGDMYIEIAKQFIDKYGDKFITFDIVDNKINDTETHNLFKKESIELFMTEIKKQLNDFGVDIELYTSEAEMYKNNQIEKMLESYKESGSTYEKEEALWLRTTDYGDDKDRVLIKSNGDYTYITPDLANHDVRFKRSKSDKYINFWGGDHHGYIIRMNAGLALLGHKKGILEIDMIQMVRLIKDGQEYKMSKRKGTAVWLIDLLEMVGKDSLRYMLLSKTPSSHMDFDIDIAYQKNSTNPVFYAQYATARCNKIILKAEENNIDLNGVKITDLTSEKEKQLIILLDSFNKTVEYAASSRLPNIITDYIQNIAKRFHSYYADSKIFDLDNIELTKQRVLLTKAIFQVLSNAFGLIGIEVIKEM
- a CDS encoding glycoside hydrolase domain-containing protein, giving the protein MKKLLRLLGLSAVALSIPTVSCSRIASGIGGNINNGGSDDYDMSEFTNPQKNYNYQSGAVNSTPDNKQNNNPIYGFFGSQYFTYAIYNKKNGTKELNGDKQNYLKVNNPKLELNVWKEQSSAAQLILVNKFDNLSKYTNLKVSVDGDQSNLTVEPKFEKFIDVYAPQANNNYLGNNGLDQYVPDATYQENEIVPKNEVQPVWINFKADRAAKTGTRNLALKIDYVYDGKEYSYSYDMAITIDSKVLSLEEKNSSNDLIADNQSFDATPYFVKGMAEFNNYKQVKTNSYSDAENNTGKAIFSEYSGKTLSMDVNSNDFKLNNDYLIKLFKDSLSGDAKNSSDNYKFELIEDGEYTSFFIKITNKSNEQDFAYINQSYKIVGNKFSVDYKPYNSTWKEGQDPTNKYIQQYLAEPNSKVMDGYLEPLKQANQSFLYVSGFHKNAIEYYGQLKKETLIDKNSYYKYLLNNSFEETFANGWDWKFNFTGLLEHMKLAAKYNIKEIHLNTMDVGGFSFNFATGDDTYRELGLYSGVDLVSTSTGKISSQGNVYVKTVHTQLAKQLSKFLIDNKDNKDIQLKNGDNVKIYSTFDEQNESSIETIMKNFKENAVSDDQINRVYSYAFIGWRSEITKLIKKNISANDEKKINDYISSDYVDTYVMQSRMLKEVLDNNFNMEVIRKAILNRRESNKVHKFYFYNSWNNYPGAFIQSDYSETAWLMLFSALMGANGFVRFAYDHYATVNQGSFDENGLPQIYSTEKLIGSGNVDHEAGQDFLTYGGDANNNALISIRMQVNINILNHIYKLKTLLNSGLNVVSENTLIRALSQVGYPVSRLIEKNNNQYKWYESENNDIEKFNLYSSTSNNFSKTLGQQVYELISIIDKLKGE